A DNA window from Deinococcus malanensis contains the following coding sequences:
- the rplM gene encoding 50S ribosomal protein L13: protein MKTYIPKNDEQNWVVVDAAGVPLGRLATLIASRIRGKHRPDFTPNMIQGDFVVVLNAGKVALTGNKLDGKVYTRYTGYQGGLRTETAREALAKHPERVIEHAVFGMLPKGRQGRSMHSRLKVYAGETHPHIAQKPQTLEVK from the coding sequence GTGAAAACCTACATCCCCAAAAACGATGAGCAGAACTGGGTCGTCGTGGACGCTGCGGGCGTGCCCCTGGGCCGCCTTGCCACGCTGATCGCCAGCCGCATCCGCGGCAAGCACCGCCCCGACTTCACGCCCAACATGATCCAGGGTGACTTCGTGGTGGTGCTGAACGCCGGGAAGGTCGCGCTGACCGGCAACAAGCTGGACGGCAAGGTCTACACCCGCTACACCGGCTACCAGGGCGGTCTGAGAACCGAAACCGCCCGCGAGGCACTGGCCAAGCACCCCGAGCGCGTGATCGAGCACGCCGTGTTCGGCATGCTGCCCAAGGGCCGCCAGGGCCGCTCCATGCACAGTCGCCTGAAGGTGTACGCCGGCGAGACCCACC
- a CDS encoding metal ABC transporter solute-binding protein, Zn/Mn family — MKLPLILGLLLAGSASAAPLKVSATTSIMADFVRVVGGSRVQVNVIVPAGGDSHTFQPSTGVIRSLSLSRALFANGAGLEPWLPKLRTAIPKAQLITLTQGLKLHEPDHEEVEAASHDDHGALDPHAWWDPTLAAGYVRNVYKALSALDPAGKALYAKNSAAYLKQLSAADAYAKKLFASVPPASRRIVTNHESLHYLAERYGLRVVGTVIAGLGTEREPSARELAQLVQAVRKSGARVIFTEQSVNTRLAQTLARESGARIAPALYTDALGPKGSAGATYLGALRFNVDTIVSALRATR; from the coding sequence ATGAAGCTCCCCCTGATTCTGGGACTGCTGCTCGCCGGCTCAGCCAGCGCTGCGCCGCTAAAAGTCAGCGCCACTACCAGCATCATGGCTGACTTTGTCCGGGTGGTGGGCGGCAGCCGCGTCCAGGTGAATGTCATCGTGCCGGCTGGTGGTGACAGCCATACCTTCCAGCCGTCTACCGGTGTGATCCGGAGCCTGTCCCTGAGCCGCGCCCTGTTCGCCAACGGCGCGGGTCTGGAACCGTGGCTGCCCAAGCTGCGCACCGCCATCCCCAAGGCGCAACTGATTACCCTGACCCAGGGGCTGAAACTGCACGAGCCTGATCACGAGGAAGTAGAGGCGGCCAGCCACGATGACCACGGCGCCCTGGACCCGCATGCCTGGTGGGACCCAACCCTGGCCGCAGGCTACGTGCGTAACGTGTACAAGGCCCTGAGCGCCCTGGATCCTGCTGGAAAAGCTCTGTACGCCAAAAACAGTGCAGCGTACCTCAAGCAGCTTTCGGCCGCCGACGCTTATGCCAAAAAGCTGTTCGCCTCTGTGCCACCAGCCAGTCGCCGCATTGTGACCAACCACGAAAGTCTGCATTACCTGGCCGAACGCTATGGCCTGAGGGTGGTTGGCACCGTGATCGCCGGACTGGGCACCGAGCGTGAACCCAGCGCCCGCGAACTGGCCCAGCTGGTGCAGGCCGTGCGCAAAAGCGGCGCGCGGGTGATCTTCACAGAACAGTCGGTCAATACCCGCCTGGCCCAGACCCTGGCCCGCGAATCGGGAGCCCGGATCGCACCTGCCCTGTACACCGACGCTCTGGGTCCCAAAGGCAGTGCCGGCGCCACCTACCTGGGCGCCCTGCGCTTCAACGTCGACACCATCGTGAGTGCCCTGCGCGCGACGCGTTAG
- the rpmB gene encoding 50S ribosomal protein L28 translates to MSRECYLTGKKNLVVNSVVRRGKARAQGGVGRKTTGITKRTQKANLQRKTIREHGELNTVWLSTHALRTLARGSHAGIELA, encoded by the coding sequence ATGAGCCGCGAATGTTACCTCACCGGAAAGAAGAACCTTGTCGTCAACAGCGTCGTCAGGCGCGGAAAGGCCCGCGCACAGGGCGGCGTGGGCCGCAAGACGACCGGCATCACCAAGCGCACGCAGAAAGCCAACCTGCAAAGAAAGACCATCCGGGAACACGGTGAGCTCAATACCGTCTGGCTGAGTACCCATGCCCTGCGGACGCTCGCCCGCGGCTCCCACGCCGGCATCGAACTCGCATGA